The Bacillota bacterium region GCGCGGAGTTCCCTTATGTACATTCAGATGACCCTCCTGATCGGGTTTTTCTTGAGGGCTATTGTCCCCTCGGACCTTTGGCCATATTCGATTTGCCGGCCCGTTCCTCGGACTGGAAATCGCCCGGACCGAGGGGGGTCCGACGGGTCAGGTCGTATCCGTGTCCGGTGGGTAGGATGTGCAGAATGACGCCGAACAGGGCCAGGGGTTCGGAGGGTGAGGACTCCGAGGCGTTGGTGTGGACGACGGCTCTTCCGTCGAGGACGGTCACAGTCTGAGATCCAACGACCTGGAAGACTCCGCTTGGGCGGACGACGATGGCGGTGTCCTCGTCCACGCCGACCCCGATCACGAAGGGGTTCTGGGCCAGGGCGGAGAGCAATCGGCCGATTCGCCCCCGCTGAGCGAAGTGCTGGTCGACGACAACCTGGCGGAGCAGCCCCATCCCCGGGGCCATGGCCGTCGTACAAAGCTTGGGAGCCTCGTCATCCTCGCCGCCGACGA contains the following coding sequences:
- a CDS encoding cyanophycinase, producing MAEREHGNLVIIGGAEDKRGPCVILRQFVELAGGDEAVVAVITAATEDPDAVSRSYRDVFERLGVRELLIVRVDRRADAFEREPVDRVERASGLFFTGGDQLRITSAIGGTPLYDALYKAYEKGTVIAGTSAGASVMSDTMIVGGEDDEAPKLCTTAMAPGMGLLRQVVVDQHFAQRGRIGRLLSALAQNPFVIGVGVDEDTAIVVRPSGVFQVVGSQTVTVLDGRAVVHTNASESSPSEPLALFGVILHILPTGHGYDLTRRTPLGPGDFQSEERAGKSNMAKGPRGQ